A stretch of Usitatibacter palustris DNA encodes these proteins:
- a CDS encoding SMP-30/gluconolactonase/LRE family protein, producing MTDELADSERRRWIAAGAAMAASSMSSAAFGQWAPATRYPDPAVIQIDPSFGKYRLGLAAVERLATGFRWSEGPVWMGDSRMVVWSDIPNNRMMKWDEETGQASVFRKPSNFANGNTRDRQGRLLTCQHGTRSVTRTEYDGTISTVIDKFEGKPLNSPNDIVCKSDGSIWFTDPPFGILGFYEGYKAEPQLPTNVYRVDGKTGKATVVAGDVNRPNGLAFSPDESKLYIVEAGVNPRVIKVYDVVDNGTKLSNGRTFINAGAGSPDGFRVDVDGNLWCGWGMGSDELDGVMIFNPEAKPIGRIRLPERCANLCFGGVQRNRLFMAGSQSLYSLYVNTQGAIGG from the coding sequence ATGACCGACGAACTCGCCGATTCCGAACGGCGCCGCTGGATCGCCGCCGGTGCGGCCATGGCCGCTTCCAGCATGTCGAGCGCGGCCTTCGGGCAGTGGGCGCCCGCGACGCGCTATCCCGATCCGGCCGTCATCCAGATCGATCCTTCGTTCGGGAAATATCGCCTCGGCCTCGCCGCGGTCGAGCGGCTCGCCACGGGCTTTCGCTGGAGCGAAGGGCCGGTGTGGATGGGTGACTCACGCATGGTCGTGTGGAGCGACATCCCCAACAACCGCATGATGAAGTGGGACGAGGAGACCGGGCAGGCGAGCGTCTTCCGCAAGCCCTCGAACTTCGCCAACGGCAACACGCGCGATCGCCAGGGACGCCTGCTCACCTGCCAGCACGGCACGAGGAGCGTCACGCGCACCGAGTACGACGGCACGATCAGCACCGTGATCGACAAGTTCGAAGGCAAGCCGCTCAACTCCCCCAACGACATCGTCTGCAAGAGCGACGGCTCGATCTGGTTCACGGATCCACCCTTCGGCATCCTCGGCTTCTACGAAGGCTACAAGGCCGAGCCGCAACTGCCGACGAACGTCTATCGCGTCGACGGCAAGACCGGCAAGGCGACGGTCGTCGCGGGCGACGTGAATCGCCCCAACGGGCTCGCGTTCTCGCCCGACGAATCGAAGCTCTACATCGTCGAGGCCGGCGTGAATCCGCGCGTGATCAAGGTCTATGACGTGGTCGACAACGGCACGAAGCTCTCGAACGGACGCACGTTCATCAACGCCGGCGCCGGCAGCCCCGATGGATTCCGCGTCGACGTCGACGGCAACCTCTGGTGCGGCTGGGGCATGGGCAGCGACGAGCTCGACGGCGTGATGATCTTCAATCCGGAAGCGAAGCCGATCGGGCGCATCCGCCTGCCGGAGCGCTGCGCGAACCTCTGCTTCGGCGGCGTCCAGCGCAACCGCCTCTTCATGGCGGGCTCGCAATCGCTGTACTCGCTCTACGTCAACACACAAGGTGCAATCGGAGGATAG
- the garL gene encoding 2-dehydro-3-deoxyglucarate aldolase — MAAYQGVPNQFRKDLIAGKQLIGCWSHLANPITAEILGLAGYDWILLDGEHSPNDITTFVPQLMALKDSSSAPIVRPPWNDVIWMKRLLDAGFYNFLIPYVESAEQAKQAVASTRYPTAGIRGVALATRQNKYGTIPDFLKQINDCITLLVQIESQGGVANLEKIAAVDGVDGVFVGPADLAASMGHLGNPSHPEVQAVIKDLFTRIKAAGKPAGTLALNEADARRYMEWGASFVAVGSDQGIFRDSVKAVREKFK; from the coding sequence ATGGCGGCATACCAAGGCGTTCCCAATCAATTTCGCAAGGACCTCATCGCCGGCAAGCAGTTGATCGGCTGCTGGTCGCACCTCGCGAACCCCATCACCGCGGAGATCCTGGGCCTCGCCGGCTACGACTGGATCCTGCTCGACGGCGAGCACTCGCCCAACGACATCACGACCTTCGTGCCGCAGCTCATGGCGCTGAAGGATTCGTCCAGCGCGCCGATCGTCCGCCCGCCGTGGAACGACGTCATCTGGATGAAGCGGCTGCTCGACGCGGGCTTCTACAACTTCCTCATCCCGTACGTGGAATCCGCGGAGCAGGCGAAGCAAGCGGTCGCCTCGACGCGTTACCCCACCGCGGGCATTCGCGGTGTGGCGCTCGCCACGCGCCAGAACAAGTACGGCACGATTCCCGACTTCCTCAAGCAGATCAACGACTGCATCACGCTGCTCGTGCAGATCGAGAGCCAGGGAGGTGTTGCGAACCTCGAGAAGATCGCCGCGGTCGATGGCGTGGACGGCGTGTTCGTCGGTCCCGCGGACCTCGCGGCGTCGATGGGACATCTGGGCAATCCGTCGCACCCCGAAGTGCAAGCCGTGATCAAGGATCTCTTCACGCGCATCAAGGCCGCCGGCAAGCCCGCCGGCACGCTGGCACTCAACGAGGCCGACGCACGCCGCTACATGGAATGGGGCGCCTCGTTCGTCGCCGTCGGCAGCGACCAGGGCATCTTCCGCGACTCCGTCAAAGCCGTCCGCGAGAAATTCAAATAG
- a CDS encoding Bug family tripartite tricarboxylate transporter substrate binding protein, protein MKRFLLAIAAFAFAGAAFAQYPNKTIKIVVPYPPGGTSDILARALSVGLQATLGQTIIVENKPGATGNIGADLVAKSPPDGYTLLLADIGSLAIAPSVMKSLPFDPVKDFAPVIMVAYSPHLLVVHPSVAAKDTKEFIALAKAKPDSLNFAVSGIGGANHLAGIDFAQRLGIKWTYVPYKGGSQALTDMVGGQAQVMFNGMLATFPFVKDGKLKALAISSAKRFPAAPDIPTVAESANLAGFETGSFQGIVAPAGTPPDVVAKLHDTITKILATPEMKERLDKAGAEVRPQTPAQFGQFIVSERDRWAKVVKESGEKFE, encoded by the coding sequence ATGAAACGCTTCCTGCTTGCCATCGCCGCCTTCGCCTTCGCCGGCGCGGCGTTCGCGCAGTACCCGAACAAGACCATCAAGATCGTCGTGCCGTATCCGCCGGGCGGAACGTCCGACATCCTCGCGCGCGCGCTGAGCGTAGGCCTGCAGGCGACGCTCGGCCAGACGATCATCGTCGAGAACAAGCCGGGTGCGACGGGCAACATCGGCGCGGATCTCGTGGCGAAGTCGCCGCCGGATGGCTACACGCTGCTGCTCGCCGACATCGGCTCGCTCGCCATCGCGCCGAGCGTGATGAAGTCGCTGCCCTTCGATCCGGTGAAGGACTTCGCGCCGGTGATCATGGTCGCGTACTCGCCCCACCTGCTCGTGGTGCATCCGTCGGTCGCGGCCAAGGACACGAAGGAGTTCATCGCGCTCGCGAAAGCGAAGCCCGATTCGCTCAACTTCGCGGTCTCGGGCATCGGCGGCGCCAACCACCTTGCCGGCATCGACTTCGCGCAGCGCCTGGGCATCAAGTGGACGTATGTTCCGTACAAGGGCGGCTCGCAGGCGCTCACCGACATGGTCGGCGGCCAGGCCCAGGTGATGTTCAACGGCATGCTCGCGACCTTTCCGTTCGTGAAGGACGGCAAGTTGAAGGCCCTTGCGATCTCCAGCGCCAAGCGTTTCCCCGCGGCGCCGGACATTCCGACGGTGGCCGAGTCCGCGAACCTCGCCGGCTTCGAGACCGGATCGTTCCAGGGCATCGTCGCTCCCGCGGGCACGCCCCCGGACGTCGTCGCGAAGCTGCACGACACGATCACGAAGATCCTCGCCACGCCCGAGATGAAGGAACGCCTCGACAAGGCCGGCGCGGAAGTACGCCCGCAGACGCCCGCGCAGTTCGGTCAGTTCATCGTGAGCGAGCGCGACCGTTGGGCGAAGGTGGTGAAGGAGTCGGGGGAGAAGTTCGAGTAG
- a CDS encoding ABC transporter permease, protein MSFNSHGVKAIYGFEMARFGRTFFQSLVTPVITTSLYFVVFGAAIGSRMGGGMDGVPYGSFIVPGLVMLAIFTESLNNASFGIYLPKFTGTIYELLSAPVSPFEIVLAYVGAASTKSLILGLVILATANIFVPVSVAHPVWMVAFLVLTVVTFCLFGFILGVWANGFEQLSFIPMLVITPLTFLGGAFYSIDMLPGVWRTLSLFNPIVYLINGFRWSFYGVSDVNVALSFGMTLAFFLICLGVVAWIFRTGYRLKS, encoded by the coding sequence ATGAGCTTCAACTCCCATGGCGTGAAGGCGATCTACGGCTTCGAGATGGCGCGCTTCGGGCGCACGTTCTTCCAGAGCCTGGTCACACCCGTCATCACGACCTCGCTCTACTTCGTGGTCTTCGGCGCGGCGATCGGCTCGCGCATGGGCGGCGGCATGGACGGCGTGCCGTACGGATCCTTCATCGTCCCGGGGCTCGTGATGCTCGCGATCTTCACCGAGAGCCTGAACAACGCGTCGTTCGGGATCTACCTGCCGAAGTTCACCGGCACGATCTACGAGTTGCTCTCCGCTCCCGTGTCGCCCTTCGAGATCGTGCTCGCCTACGTGGGCGCGGCCTCCACGAAGTCGCTGATCCTGGGTCTCGTGATCCTCGCCACGGCGAACATCTTCGTCCCCGTGAGCGTCGCGCATCCCGTCTGGATGGTCGCCTTCCTCGTGCTCACGGTCGTGACGTTCTGCCTCTTCGGATTCATCCTCGGGGTCTGGGCGAACGGCTTCGAGCAGCTCTCGTTCATCCCGATGCTCGTGATCACGCCGCTCACGTTCCTCGGCGGCGCGTTCTACTCGATCGACATGCTCCCGGGCGTGTGGCGGACGCTGAGCCTCTTCAACCCGATCGTGTATCTCATCAACGGGTTCCGCTGGAGCTTCTACGGCGTGTCGGACGTGAACGTGGCGCTGAGCTTCGGAATGACGCTCGCGTTCTTCCTGATTTGCCTCGGGGTGGTCGCGTGGATCTTCAGGACCGGGTACCGGCTGAAGAGCTAG
- a CDS encoding ABC transporter ATP-binding protein, which translates to MSIISIQGLSKTYASGLQALKAVDLEIRRGEIFALLGPNGAGKTTLINIVCGIVTPSTGRAVVDGHDIVRDYRASRAKIGLVPQELHTDMFETVWATVSFSRGLFGKRPDAAHLEKVLRELSLWEKRHDKIMTLSGGMKRRVLIAKALAHEPQVLFLDEPTAGVDVELRREMWALVRRLREGGVTVILTTHYIDEAEEMADRIGVIDKGALVVVDEKTALMRKLGTKQLTVHLARPLTEIPPGLDGWRLALNGGGNELELTYDAHQDATGVPTLLARLGELGIEYRDLHTRQTSLEEIFVGLVAK; encoded by the coding sequence ATGTCCATCATCTCGATCCAGGGCCTCAGCAAGACCTACGCCTCCGGCCTGCAGGCACTGAAGGCGGTCGACCTCGAGATCCGCCGCGGGGAAATTTTCGCGCTGCTCGGGCCCAATGGCGCGGGCAAGACCACGCTCATCAATATTGTTTGCGGCATCGTGACGCCGAGCACGGGCCGCGCGGTCGTCGATGGCCACGACATCGTCCGCGATTACCGCGCCTCCCGCGCGAAGATCGGGCTCGTGCCGCAGGAGCTGCACACGGACATGTTCGAGACCGTGTGGGCGACGGTCAGCTTCAGCCGCGGCCTGTTCGGCAAACGGCCTGATGCCGCGCACCTCGAGAAGGTGCTGCGCGAGCTTTCACTCTGGGAGAAGCGCCACGACAAGATCATGACGCTCTCGGGCGGCATGAAGCGCCGCGTGCTGATCGCCAAGGCGCTCGCCCACGAACCCCAGGTCCTGTTCCTCGACGAACCCACCGCCGGCGTGGATGTGGAACTGCGCCGCGAGATGTGGGCGCTGGTGCGGCGCCTGCGCGAAGGCGGCGTGACCGTGATCCTCACCACGCACTACATCGACGAGGCCGAGGAGATGGCCGACCGCATCGGCGTCATCGACAAGGGCGCGCTCGTGGTCGTGGACGAGAAGACCGCGCTCATGCGCAAGCTCGGCACCAAGCAGCTCACGGTGCACCTTGCGCGGCCTCTGACTGAAATTCCGCCGGGACTCGACGGCTGGCGCCTCGCGCTCAACGGCGGCGGCAACGAGCTCGAGCTCACGTACGACGCGCACCAGGATGCGACCGGCGTGCCGACGCTGCTCGCGCGCCTGGGCGAGCTCGGCATCGAGTACCGCGACCTGCATACGCGGCAGACCTCGCTCGAGGAGATCTTCGTGGGACTGGTGGCCAAATGA
- a CDS encoding CBS domain-containing protein: MNKVSEMMTREVALIDPDKSICDAAKLMAECGAGVIPVGENDRLIGVITDRDIAIRAVANGLSPETTVRQVMSNEVLYCYEDQTVDEVATNMGDQQVRRLPVLNRAKRLVGIVSLGDLAVKVAPKTTGEALADISRPGGARDQTMH; encoded by the coding sequence ATGAACAAAGTCAGCGAAATGATGACGCGCGAAGTCGCGCTCATCGACCCCGACAAGTCGATCTGCGACGCCGCGAAACTGATGGCCGAATGCGGCGCGGGCGTGATCCCCGTCGGCGAGAACGACCGCCTCATCGGCGTGATTACGGACCGCGACATCGCGATCCGCGCCGTTGCGAACGGGCTGTCGCCGGAGACGACGGTGCGCCAGGTGATGAGCAATGAAGTGCTGTACTGCTACGAAGACCAGACGGTCGACGAGGTCGCGACCAACATGGGCGACCAGCAGGTGCGCCGCCTGCCGGTGCTCAACCGCGCGAAGCGGCTCGTGGGCATCGTGTCGCTCGGCGATCTGGCGGTGAAGGTGGCGCCGAAGACGACGGGCGAGGCGCTCGCCGACATTTCGCGGCCGGGTGGCGCGCGCGACCAGACGATGCACTGA
- a CDS encoding patatin-like phospholipase family protein has translation MCTATLGIADVAAQATPPAETASRPRPKIALVLSGGGARGLAHIGVLKVLRDQRVPVDMIVATSMGTIVGGAYAAGNTPEQMEVLVGQADWTAMFSDRPPREDLSFRRKEDDLRFIGKSELGVTKEGIVLPRGAFGSQNLEEFLRSVARPASDARHLDELPVVLRAVATDLETGELVVLRDTSLSVAMRASMSIPGAFAPTQVDGRLLGDGGLVRNLPVEVALELGADIIIAVNVGTPLMPRDSLSSAPGVALQMINILTEQNVGISLRALRPKDILISPDLKGVSFVDFERGTELIAIGEAAAKRVVERLAPLALDAREYARWEAGRVRRPVIPDLAIKEVRVEGAVRTNPEALKREVQSIAGVEPGKAVSDADLSRASSVLYGMGDFERVHVRSELEQGRRSVVIDVDEKPWGPNYLRIGGRAVADLDTDARFSITVQHTMTWVNSWGAEWRNEVQFGDVQRFTTAFYQPLGPGSPWFVEPLLEAVQSDYDIFTQGNRRTDRVTTATSVASAVIGRRLGTIAVARVGGGYERYRATPSIGRSLDGPVEGNARFVRASVIADTLDDANFPRHGAFVAAEVVRFDDYQTSRSPFRTSNVSVLLPLTFDRLTLLGIAGAQTSQDNRGGFSMGGFFNLSGTPYGAITGSQAALVGALAYYRMGELPRVLGRSWYLGTSLEAGNAWARSSDISFKDTKKAASVFVGLDSVIGPLYLGYGHTFGGDSSLYLFLGRPTERN, from the coding sequence ATGTGCACGGCAACCCTGGGGATTGCCGACGTGGCCGCGCAGGCAACCCCGCCCGCCGAGACCGCCTCTCGTCCCCGGCCGAAGATTGCCCTCGTCCTTTCCGGCGGAGGCGCGCGAGGTCTCGCGCACATCGGCGTGCTGAAGGTGCTGCGCGACCAGCGCGTGCCCGTCGACATGATCGTCGCGACCAGCATGGGCACGATCGTCGGTGGCGCGTACGCCGCGGGCAACACGCCCGAGCAGATGGAAGTGCTGGTCGGGCAGGCGGACTGGACGGCGATGTTCTCCGACCGGCCACCGCGCGAGGACCTCTCGTTCCGCCGCAAGGAGGACGACCTGCGCTTCATCGGCAAGAGCGAGCTCGGGGTCACCAAGGAGGGCATCGTGCTGCCGCGCGGGGCCTTCGGATCCCAGAACCTCGAGGAATTCCTGCGCAGCGTCGCCCGCCCGGCGAGCGATGCGCGCCACCTCGACGAGCTGCCCGTCGTGCTGCGTGCGGTGGCGACCGATCTCGAAACCGGAGAGCTCGTCGTCCTTCGCGACACGTCGCTTTCCGTGGCGATGCGCGCGTCGATGTCGATCCCCGGCGCATTCGCGCCGACGCAAGTCGACGGCCGCCTGCTGGGCGACGGCGGGCTCGTGAGAAACCTGCCGGTCGAAGTCGCCCTCGAGCTCGGGGCCGACATCATCATCGCGGTCAACGTGGGCACGCCGCTCATGCCGCGCGACTCGCTGTCCTCGGCGCCGGGCGTGGCGCTGCAGATGATCAACATCCTCACGGAGCAGAACGTCGGGATCTCGCTGCGCGCGCTGCGCCCGAAGGACATCCTCATCTCGCCCGACCTGAAGGGCGTGAGCTTCGTCGATTTCGAACGCGGCACGGAGCTCATCGCGATCGGCGAGGCCGCGGCCAAGCGGGTCGTCGAACGCCTCGCGCCGCTCGCCCTCGACGCTCGCGAGTACGCGCGTTGGGAAGCGGGCCGCGTGCGTCGTCCCGTGATTCCGGATCTCGCCATCAAGGAAGTGCGCGTGGAAGGCGCGGTGCGCACCAACCCCGAGGCGCTCAAGCGCGAGGTGCAGAGCATCGCCGGCGTGGAGCCGGGCAAGGCGGTCAGCGACGCCGATCTTTCGAGGGCGAGCAGCGTTCTCTACGGCATGGGCGATTTCGAACGCGTGCACGTGCGCTCGGAGCTCGAGCAGGGACGCCGCTCGGTGGTGATCGATGTCGACGAGAAGCCCTGGGGCCCGAACTACCTGCGCATCGGCGGCCGCGCGGTCGCGGATCTGGACACCGACGCGCGCTTCTCGATCACGGTGCAGCACACCATGACGTGGGTGAACAGTTGGGGCGCGGAGTGGCGAAATGAAGTGCAGTTCGGCGACGTGCAGCGGTTCACCACGGCCTTCTACCAGCCGCTGGGCCCCGGCAGCCCATGGTTCGTCGAGCCGCTGCTCGAAGCGGTGCAATCCGACTACGACATCTTCACGCAGGGAAACCGCCGCACCGATCGCGTCACCACCGCGACGTCGGTGGCCTCCGCGGTGATCGGTCGCCGGCTCGGCACCATCGCGGTGGCGCGAGTGGGCGGCGGCTACGAGCGATACCGTGCCACGCCTTCGATCGGCCGTTCGCTCGATGGCCCGGTCGAAGGCAACGCGAGATTCGTCCGCGCTTCGGTGATCGCCGATACCCTCGATGACGCGAACTTTCCGCGCCACGGAGCCTTCGTGGCCGCCGAGGTCGTGCGCTTCGACGACTACCAGACGTCGCGTTCGCCGTTCCGGACCTCCAACGTGAGCGTGCTGCTGCCCCTGACCTTCGACCGGTTGACGCTGCTGGGCATCGCCGGCGCGCAGACCTCGCAGGACAATCGCGGCGGCTTCAGCATGGGCGGATTCTTCAACCTGAGCGGCACCCCTTACGGCGCGATCACGGGTTCGCAGGCCGCACTCGTGGGCGCGCTCGCGTACTACCGCATGGGCGAGTTGCCGCGCGTGCTCGGTCGCAGCTGGTACCTGGGCACGTCGCTCGAGGCCGGCAACGCATGGGCACGCAGCTCCGACATCTCCTTCAAGGACACGAAGAAAGCCGCCTCCGTGTTCGTCGGGCTCGACTCCGTCATCGGTCCGCTCTACCTCGGCTATGGCCACACGTTCGGTGGCGACTCCTCGCTCTATCTTTTCCTCGGACGGCCCACCGAGCGCAACTAG
- a CDS encoding patatin-like phospholipase family protein, translating to MRAAFLSLCLLLAGCATSVFNPATNVPITRATPPGMDAPEDIVGENAVALSFSGGGLRAAAIAHGVLTALRDTKTAGGGSLADEIVFISSVSGGSLAAAHFGLYGVEGMDRFRENVLLRDFEADMRLSITNPDNLLRIFGGGLNARENFGESLDKHVFNGATFADLYKRRKSDIRIHATDVYNRLSFPFIPRIFSVLCSDIRPYSIADAVVASMAVPLVFAPVVVRTYPDHCTAPLPRAIAQARNDPDAPPILKSIEKAMSSYRDPSKVRYVKLIDGGVTDNLGLATLAVSRAISGTAYAPMTERDAVKVRRMLFLVVDAARGPHGAWALEEPGPPGVELALHVTDVATESMARYAADGFWRMLKEWEASLIEFRCGLTLEQVARLGGPVKDWHCSDVRFYFASLSIDNLSPEDRAKLEVIPTRLTLPPEQIDAAIDAARRTMLSLPRFRQFLFERMKPSP from the coding sequence ATGCGCGCCGCCTTCCTCTCGCTCTGCCTCCTCCTCGCCGGCTGCGCCACGAGCGTCTTCAACCCGGCGACCAACGTGCCGATCACCAGGGCCACGCCCCCGGGCATGGACGCGCCCGAGGACATCGTCGGCGAGAACGCGGTCGCGCTTTCCTTCTCGGGCGGAGGCCTGCGCGCCGCGGCGATCGCCCACGGCGTGCTCACGGCGCTGCGCGACACGAAGACCGCGGGCGGTGGCAGCCTCGCCGACGAGATCGTGTTCATCTCGAGCGTGTCGGGTGGTTCGCTTGCCGCCGCGCACTTCGGCCTCTACGGCGTCGAGGGCATGGACCGGTTCCGCGAGAACGTGCTGCTGCGCGACTTCGAGGCCGACATGCGCCTGTCGATCACCAATCCCGACAACCTTCTGCGCATCTTCGGGGGCGGTCTCAACGCACGAGAGAACTTCGGTGAGTCGCTCGACAAGCATGTCTTCAATGGCGCGACCTTCGCCGACCTCTACAAGCGCCGCAAGAGCGACATCCGCATCCACGCGACCGATGTCTACAACCGCCTGTCTTTCCCCTTCATCCCGCGGATCTTCTCGGTGCTCTGCAGCGACATCCGGCCCTACAGCATTGCCGACGCCGTCGTCGCGTCGATGGCCGTACCGCTCGTGTTCGCACCGGTCGTGGTGCGCACCTACCCCGATCACTGCACCGCACCCCTGCCTCGCGCGATCGCGCAGGCACGCAACGACCCCGATGCGCCGCCCATCCTGAAGTCGATCGAAAAGGCGATGTCGTCCTATCGCGACCCGAGCAAGGTGCGCTACGTGAAGCTGATCGACGGCGGCGTCACCGACAACCTCGGCCTCGCCACGCTGGCGGTCAGCCGGGCGATTTCGGGCACGGCCTACGCGCCGATGACCGAACGCGACGCGGTGAAGGTCCGCCGCATGCTCTTCCTCGTGGTCGACGCGGCGCGCGGTCCGCACGGCGCCTGGGCGCTCGAGGAGCCGGGCCCGCCGGGCGTGGAGCTGGCACTGCACGTGACCGACGTCGCGACCGAATCCATGGCCCGCTACGCCGCCGATGGCTTCTGGCGCATGTTGAAGGAGTGGGAAGCGTCGTTGATCGAATTCCGCTGCGGGCTCACGCTCGAGCAGGTGGCGCGCCTGGGCGGCCCGGTGAAGGACTGGCACTGCTCGGACGTGCGCTTCTACTTCGCGTCGTTGTCGATCGACAACCTCTCGCCCGAGGACCGCGCGAAGCTGGAAGTCATTCCCACTCGCCTCACGTTGCCGCCCGAGCAGATCGACGCGGCGATCGACGCGGCGCGCCGCACCATGCTCTCGTTGCCGCGCTTCCGGCAGTTCCTCTTCGAACGGATGAAGCCCTCACCCTAG
- a CDS encoding HPr family phosphocarrier protein, with translation MQQRDVVVRNPSGLHARAAARLTLAAAKFRSNIILVANGRRANARSLIAVMILAAGMGAHVLIEVQGPDEVEAMQEVAQLVASGFAEKR, from the coding sequence ATGCAGCAAAGAGACGTCGTCGTACGCAATCCTTCCGGGCTCCACGCCCGTGCCGCCGCAAGGCTCACTCTCGCTGCCGCGAAATTCCGCTCCAACATCATCCTCGTCGCCAATGGGCGACGCGCCAACGCGCGCAGCCTCATCGCCGTCATGATCCTCGCCGCGGGCATGGGCGCGCACGTGTTGATCGAGGTGCAGGGGCCTGACGAAGTGGAAGCGATGCAGGAAGTCGCGCAGCTCGTCGCGAGCGGCTTCGCGGAGAAACGCTAG
- a CDS encoding NAD(P)/FAD-dependent oxidoreductase, with protein sequence MTTSTDVAVIGAGAAGMMAAATAGQRGRRVVLIDHYKDLGEKIRISGGGRCNFTNIHATHKDFLSRNPDFCRSALARYTPRHFVALVDQYRIAHHEKTLGQLFCDESAKQIIAMLKAECDEGRVTWMRPCGVSAVAKTASGYRIDTEQGAIECASVIVATGGLTVPKIGATPFAYKLAEQFGLAIVPPKPALVPLAMDDKWLARYGELSGASLEVEITCGGGKFREAMLFTHRGLSGPAVLQASSYWQMQEARDPLHVNLLPGTDAAAFLAENRRSPATLGALIAERWPARFIQAWCEEHEATRPIVQLAERKVEELARALNDWKLQPTGTLGYNKAEVTLGGVDTRGLSSKTMEAREVPGLYFIGEAVDVTGHLGGFNFQWAWASGRAAGEAA encoded by the coding sequence ATGACAACCTCCACTGACGTCGCCGTCATCGGCGCAGGCGCAGCCGGCATGATGGCCGCCGCCACCGCGGGCCAGCGCGGCCGCCGTGTCGTACTCATCGATCACTACAAGGATCTCGGGGAAAAAATCCGCATCTCCGGCGGCGGGCGCTGCAATTTCACCAACATCCACGCGACGCACAAGGATTTCCTCTCGCGCAACCCGGACTTCTGCCGCTCGGCGCTGGCGCGCTACACGCCGCGCCATTTCGTCGCACTCGTTGACCAGTACCGCATCGCGCATCACGAGAAGACGCTGGGCCAGCTCTTCTGCGACGAGAGCGCGAAGCAGATCATCGCGATGCTCAAGGCCGAGTGCGACGAGGGCCGGGTCACGTGGATGCGCCCGTGTGGCGTGAGCGCGGTCGCGAAGACCGCGAGCGGGTATCGCATCGACACGGAGCAGGGCGCGATCGAGTGTGCATCCGTGATCGTCGCAACCGGCGGGCTCACCGTCCCGAAGATCGGCGCCACGCCCTTCGCGTACAAGCTTGCCGAACAGTTCGGGCTCGCGATCGTGCCGCCCAAGCCCGCGCTGGTGCCGCTCGCGATGGACGACAAATGGCTCGCGCGCTACGGCGAGCTCTCGGGCGCTTCGCTCGAAGTGGAGATCACTTGCGGCGGCGGCAAGTTTCGCGAGGCGATGCTCTTTACCCACCGCGGCCTCTCCGGCCCCGCGGTTCTGCAGGCGTCTTCCTATTGGCAGATGCAGGAAGCGCGCGATCCGTTGCACGTGAACCTCCTGCCGGGCACGGACGCGGCCGCGTTCCTCGCGGAGAACCGTCGTTCGCCGGCAACGCTGGGCGCGCTCATCGCCGAACGCTGGCCCGCGCGCTTCATTCAGGCGTGGTGCGAGGAGCACGAAGCCACGCGCCCGATCGTGCAGCTTGCCGAGCGCAAGGTCGAGGAGCTCGCGCGAGCCCTCAATGACTGGAAGCTGCAGCCCACCGGCACGCTCGGCTACAACAAGGCCGAGGTCACGCTGGGCGGCGTGGACACGCGCGGCCTGTCATCGAAGACGATGGAGGCGCGCGAGGTGCCGGGCCTGTACTTCATCGGCGAGGCGGTCGATGTCACCGGCCACCTGGGCGGCTTCAACTTCCAGTGGGCGTGGGCCTCGGGCCGCGCCGCGGGCGAAGCCGCCTAG